The genome window AAAAAATATTGCAGGTAGAGTTTGGACCTGTTTTTGACAGACTCCTTCAACAGTCTACAATCTCCAGCTCTCAGTTACTACCTCAGGCAAGAGCAaagataaacaaaaaaatacaataaaatgaGACGATAATAAGCATCGATGAGAGAAACATAAAACGAAAGCAATCCTCTTTGGAAAGTAAGGTCATATTTGGTTCAGTTGTCAGTCTGCATCCACAGTTTTTAGAGGGACACTCAAGCCCACACTCAAAATGATGTACCTACAGTgtacagaagagagagaagtcCTGTCTTCAGCTCTTTATTGTCAGTGTAGTCGTTTCATTTTGAAGAAAGCCGTAGGTCCAACATGGCTTTGCACACTCAGGTCTTGTCCTCGTATTTGGAAGGAAGAGCCAACACCTTCATCCCAAAAGACGGAATCCCATTCCTGTCCATAGTCAACCAGCACGGCCTGGTCTTCACACCAAATGACCTGACCTAGCCTAAACCCAAAGATTCCATGGCAAGACTACTCTGCCAGCTGCTAAACACCCAATCAGCAAGAGCAGCTAGGTGGTCTTAACCTGGGGTGGGGGGATTGGGGGGCGGACATTGGGCgggtgagactgtgtgtgtgtgtggggagtgtgtgtgtgtgtgtgtgtgtgtgtgtgggggggggggcacttggATGGACAACTCTGCTCCTCCGCGTGGTGCAGCCGTCCCACTCTCACACCCACTCCTGCATAGAGCGCTTGCAGTACAGTATGTGGCGCTGGGTGTCCTTCCTCTTGAAACGGAACACGGTGTAGAGGAGGACCATCATACACAGCGCCAGGATGCAGGGGATGGCGATGGCCACCGCTTTCTCCGTGCCGCCGGCCGCGCTCTCTAGCTTGATGATGACGTCCATGTCCTCGGGGTCGTACTGGTGCTCCTCCTGCTGCGGCGGCGCCCAGTCCGTGTCTGGGTCGATGGGGATGTGGTCGCAGCCCATGAAGTCGCGCAGGATGGAGCGTGGATAGCCCGGCTCTACTCGTAGCCTCTCGTTGTTGAACTTCCAATACTCCTTCCCCTTATAGAAATACGTAAATCCTGCAGATACAGTAGAGTCAGAATGAGAGATGCTGACATCAAAATACTGAGAAATCATATGAAGCTATATTTGATATGCTTAAGTTCCTAAATTGCTGTACTTGCTGTATAAACTAATCTAGATTGTGTCACATTATCATGGTCCTACCATTTGCTTTGTCCACAAAGGCGCCCTGTGGGGATTCTGGGATACCCTTCCAAACAGTAATGGGTTTGGGGTAGCCAGGATCCATGGTCCTCAATTCCTCATTATATCTCCAGTATCTGCACAGGATAGAAGGCATTACGCAGACAGAATGAGGACAATACAATGCAATGCCAGACTTTACCAGACAGCAGGACCTGCCTTAGCACtactgtgttttttatttgagaTATTTCTAAAATATCCACCACCACAAATGTGCCACCCCTTTTTTGTCCCGCTTTCAAATAGAGGAGCAGCAGGCAGCAGTTATGAACGTTGTCATACTATTTATTTCCTGCCAAGAATGCTGCAGTACACAGCTATGGGTGCTTGCTTTTCCCAGGACTCTAATGACTTTGCCACTGCAACTTGGCAGCTCCACATAATTAAGCACAATCATTAGGGGCAGCACTGTGCTCACGCAGGAATGCAGTGCCGTGCTGAGGGACAGAGGCTCGGGCCTGCAACACCAACCTGTCTCCTTTGAAGAAGTATGTCTTAGCAGGTTCCTCCCACCAGACGGCCGTCTCGATGCTCTGAGTGGGCATCCCAGTGCCAAACAGGGAGATATCCTTAGGATACGTAGGCTGCAGGGTGGTGTCTTTGAATACCCAGAAGCGGTTCCCTACAAGCATGTCGGTATACAAACGGAGACAAAAATACAGACGGTCCACGTGAGTCATCTCTACATTGAgagcaaatacattttattGTATTAAAGCAGGCAGGAGAAGCAAGCTTAATGATCAGTTCAGTCATTCTCACctttaaagaaaacaaacttCCCTTCGCTGTTCTCATAGACTGCATCAATCTTGGGAGGCAGTCCTCTCCAGAAGTAATTGATCTGCATTGGATAGCCCGGCACCACTGAGTTATCTCGCACCCTCCAGAACCACTGGTCCTAGAGAGAGAAATTAACACAAAACAAGGGTTTAGCACAGTAATGCTTTTAAATGTTTTAGGTAAAAACTGCAACATTATTAATACACACATCCTTGAGAATGtaattactttttttcaaagaaaaaaaaagatttgtgtAATGACCAAAGTACCTTAAAAACGAACAGTTCCTTTCTCAGGATGGCTAGGGTGTTGAATCCACCATCACAGATATTCGGCTTCGAGTTTTGGTTCGTGGTCTTTGTCTTCTGCGGGGGCCGGTGGGGTCGGCTCTGGCGGTCGGGCTTGCGAGGGTCCGAGGGCGGCAGCTGGCGTGGAGGTGCTGCTGTGGTCAGCAGCCTGGTTGGCTGGGGGTTCTTGTCTGGAGGACCTGTTTAGACGAGAGAGATCCGAGAGATCTTACAAATGAAGACGACTGGTCTAACGATGACAACTGATCGAGGTGCACATAGTGCATAGTGCCTTTCAAGGTACCTAAGGTTGCTTTACAAAACAataagacagaaagacacagaaGGAGGGTAATAGCCTAAGCTCAGGCAGTTTGGGTGTCATAGGTTGTGGTGAACAGGTGGGTTTTGAGGAATTCGTTTTGAAGGTGTCCAGAGATTTGGCGGAGCGGACCTCAACTGGGAGAGTGTTCCAGAGGGTGGGGGCTGACACACGGACGGTGCACAGCTGGTTGCAGGGAACGGGAGTCCttttatctaactctggggtacatggcaaaacaactcatttcccaaaaagttggcatgttcctttaaaagAAAACAATTTGGTTTACCAGTGTCCTCAACTGGTATGTCTCAACAAGAGGTCTTATTCATCCTATAGATGAAGTATCAGACTGCCACATGCCCCAGATAACTCACCATAGATCTTCTGAATGCCTT of Alosa sapidissima isolate fAloSap1 chromosome 1, fAloSap1.pri, whole genome shotgun sequence contains these proteins:
- the mmp16b gene encoding matrix metalloproteinase-16 isoform X1, with translation MIFKSFHKRKRLHTCAGVLWLHTSLWILCAVSGEEHRFSVEAWLQKYGYLPHTEPGMAALRSAQTMHSAIAAMQRLYGLNVTGTLNRNTISWMRRPRCGVPDQLRDVSSSGSRSRKRRYALTGQKWQHAHITYSLKNFTPKVGNQETHAAIRRAFDVWQGVTPLRFEAVPYSALESGKREVDITIIFASGFHGDSSPFDGEGGFLAHAYFPGPGIGGDTHFDSDEPWTLGNPNHDGNDLFLVAVHELGHALGLEHSNDPTAIMAPFYQYMDTESFKLPHDDLQGIQKIYGPPDKNPQPTRLLTTAAPPRQLPPSDPRKPDRQSRPHRPPQKTKTTNQNSKPNICDGGFNTLAILRKELFVFKDQWFWRVRDNSVVPGYPMQINYFWRGLPPKIDAVYENSEGKFVFFKGNRFWVFKDTTLQPTYPKDISLFGTGMPTQSIETAVWWEEPAKTYFFKGDRYWRYNEELRTMDPGYPKPITVWKGIPESPQGAFVDKANGFTYFYKGKEYWKFNNERLRVEPGYPRSILRDFMGCDHIPIDPDTDWAPPQQEEHQYDPEDMDVIIKLESAAGGTEKAVAIAIPCILALCMMVLLYTVFRFKRKDTQRHILYCKRSMQEWV
- the mmp16b gene encoding matrix metalloproteinase-16 isoform X2 codes for the protein MAALRSAQTMHSAIAAMQRLYGLNVTGTLNRNTISWMRRPRCGVPDQLRDVSSSGSRSRKRRYALTGQKWQHAHITYSLKNFTPKVGNQETHAAIRRAFDVWQGVTPLRFEAVPYSALESGKREVDITIIFASGFHGDSSPFDGEGGFLAHAYFPGPGIGGDTHFDSDEPWTLGNPNHDGNDLFLVAVHELGHALGLEHSNDPTAIMAPFYQYMDTESFKLPHDDLQGIQKIYGPPDKNPQPTRLLTTAAPPRQLPPSDPRKPDRQSRPHRPPQKTKTTNQNSKPNICDGGFNTLAILRKELFVFKDQWFWRVRDNSVVPGYPMQINYFWRGLPPKIDAVYENSEGKFVFFKGNRFWVFKDTTLQPTYPKDISLFGTGMPTQSIETAVWWEEPAKTYFFKGDRYWRYNEELRTMDPGYPKPITVWKGIPESPQGAFVDKANGFTYFYKGKEYWKFNNERLRVEPGYPRSILRDFMGCDHIPIDPDTDWAPPQQEEHQYDPEDMDVIIKLESAAGGTEKAVAIAIPCILALCMMVLLYTVFRFKRKDTQRHILYCKRSMQEWV